The following are encoded together in the Ezakiella massiliensis genome:
- the prfB gene encoding peptide chain release factor 2 (programmed frameshift) has translation MEILQTDYNLIDEMIERVKRIGESLDPDKKKVKLEELKKESLAPNLWDDQDKASALMKKINDLESEINEYYDLLNGLEDARVFLELCEECDDENEYKAWQKKVKELAKEVDDYSLTQLLTGDYDSQSAVMQIHSGAGGLEAQDWTEMLMRMYKRWGDDHNYKVTVLDLLNDTEGGIKSVTMLFEGRNAYGYLKGEKGVHRLVRISPFDTARKRHTSFASVDVMPNLDDDIVVDINENDLEINTYRSSGAGGQSVNTTDSAVRIKHIPTGIVVSCQNERSQLKNKEVAMKILTGKLIALKEEERKEKIDELAGNYSKIEWGSQIRSYVFHPYQMVKDHRTNVETGDTKAVMDGDIDEFIKGYLLMKKEDHD, from the exons ATGGAGATTTTACAGACTGATTATAATTTGATAGATGAAATGATAGAGAGGGTTAAGAGAATCGGAGAGAGTCTT GACCCAGACAAAAAGAAAGTCAAGCTGGAAGAATTAAAAAAAGAAAGCCTGGCGCCCAATCTTTGGGATGACCAAGACAAGGCCTCGGCTCTGATGAAAAAAATAAATGACTTGGAGTCGGAGATAAACGAATATTATGATTTGTTAAATGGCCTGGAAGATGCCAGGGTATTTTTGGAGCTCTGCGAAGAGTGCGACGACGAAAACGAGTACAAGGCCTGGCAAAAAAAGGTTAAGGAACTGGCCAAAGAAGTTGACGACTACTCGCTCACCCAACTCTTAACGGGTGATTATGATTCACAATCAGCTGTTATGCAAATACATTCAGGTGCAGGCGGCCTGGAGGCCCAAGACTGGACTGAAATGCTAATGCGGATGTACAAACGCTGGGGCGATGACCATAATTACAAGGTGACTGTTTTGGATCTCTTAAACGACACCGAGGGCGGAATAAAATCCGTCACTATGCTTTTTGAAGGCCGTAATGCCTATGGATATTTGAAGGGGGAGAAGGGCGTTCACAGATTAGTTCGCATATCGCCATTTGATACGGCCCGCAAACGCCACACCTCTTTTGCAAGTGTGGATGTCATGCCAAATCTGGACGACGACATTGTGGTGGACATCAACGAAAACGACTTGGAGATAAACACCTACAGGTCAAGTGGTGCTGGCGGCCAATCGGTTAACACAACTGACTCCGCAGTCCGCATCAAGCACATACCAACGGGCATTGTAGTCAGCTGTCAAAACGAGCGCAGCCAACTTAAAAACAAGGAAGTTGCTATGAAGATTTTGACTGGTAAGCTGATTGCCCTCAAAGAAGAAGAACGCAAGGAAAAAATCGACGAGCTGGCAGGTAACTATTCAAAAATCGAATGGGGCAGCCAGATTAGGTCCTATGTTTTCCACCCTTATCAAATGGTCAAAGACCACAGGACAAATGTGGAAACTGGCGACACCAAGGCGGTTATGGACGGAGACATAGACGAATTTATTAAGGGCTACTTGCTCATGAAGAAAGAAGACCATGATTAA
- the tsaB gene encoding tRNA (adenosine(37)-N6)-threonylcarbamoyltransferase complex dimerization subunit type 1 TsaB, protein MIILNLLTGTAGTGVSVTKDGESLISIGIEGGIRQSETIFKMIDDVFSYIDLDMKDIDAISILNGPGSFTGLRVGMAAAKAISYSLKKPIIPVDTLKAIIAESHTENACAMIDARRDRVYFSDGIIDSAVYEINELLDGEGRLVFGEGLLKYKEKLEAKGYKLGVDKDIYLSVKGLARASLDVDEKDYEDYMSSTLNYLKTKEEIVSK, encoded by the coding sequence ATGATTATTTTAAATCTTTTAACGGGGACAGCTGGCACGGGCGTAAGCGTGACCAAGGATGGTGAAAGCCTAATATCAATTGGGATTGAGGGCGGCATCAGACAATCGGAAACGATTTTTAAAATGATTGACGATGTTTTTTCTTATATTGACTTGGACATGAAAGACATAGACGCCATCAGTATTTTAAATGGGCCGGGGTCTTTTACGGGCCTTCGCGTCGGCATGGCTGCGGCCAAGGCCATCAGCTATTCGCTAAAAAAACCCATTATACCCGTGGACACTTTAAAGGCGATTATCGCTGAATCACACACAGAAAATGCCTGCGCTATGATCGACGCGCGCAGGGACAGGGTTTATTTTTCTGACGGAATAATCGACTCGGCAGTTTATGAGATAAATGAATTGCTAGATGGAGAAGGCCGCTTAGTCTTTGGCGAAGGACTTTTAAAATACAAGGAAAAATTAGAGGCCAAGGGCTACAAGCTAGGAGTCGACAAAGATATTTATTTATCTGTCAAGGGACTGGCCAGAGCAAGCCTTGACGTGGACGAAAAAGATTACGAAGACTATATGTCCTCGACTTTAAATTACCTAAAGACCAAGGAAGAAATTGTCAGCAAATGA
- a CDS encoding GNAT family N-acetyltransferase, whose translation MIEVLNENDFAWVNAIHYEAFGKKLSSKDFKAPYKIIGIRNLAYMIYTEVLNEAEIIFIAVDKAHKRQGLATEIINAIDGAIYLDVNENNIGAFNFYKACGFTEYARRKNYYPDGDAILMKREERC comes from the coding sequence ATGATTGAAGTTTTAAATGAAAATGATTTTGCCTGGGTAAATGCAATTCATTATGAGGCCTTTGGCAAAAAATTATCTTCAAAGGATTTTAAGGCCCCTTATAAAATTATCGGCATAAGAAATTTGGCCTATATGATTTATACGGAAGTTTTAAATGAGGCGGAGATTATTTTTATCGCAGTCGATAAGGCCCACAAGAGGCAGGGCTTAGCCACAGAAATAATAAATGCAATTGACGGTGCTATTTATTTGGATGTGAATGAAAATAATATTGGAGCGTTTAATTTTTATAAGGCCTGCGGCTTTACAGAATATGCCAGGAGGAAAAATTATTATCCTGACGGAGATGCAATTTTGATGAAGAGGGAAGAGAGATGTTAA
- a CDS encoding RND family transporter codes for MNKYIKKVLDHPKMVVSIYVLLLIFSIFSYTKVDVNYHINDYLPSKSKSTIALKTMEEEFDEMIPNVRVMLKDVSINQTLETIEELKNVDGVMDIIWLDDFENLMKPSSFMDEKHLDNYYKNNSALIDITVDTDKEIDAVEGIREIIGPDNAMTGSAVNAAMSTTSSIKEIAIVTAIGFLFTILILILTTDSYIEPLIILIGLVAGIVINAGTNIIFGQISFVTNAAGNILLLAVSLDYTVFILHRYKEERGKYDNYRDAIESAVVSSYSSIFSSALTTIIGFIALVFMQFKIGQDMGLALAKGIFISLITVFTLTPVTILYMDKFIDRTSHKNFIPSFDKLGNFVLKKKNILVILFALVMIPCFLASQNNDYYFGNSHVFGENTQVGRDKIAIEKEFGKGDNYALLLPKGNLEKERELSNELKSLPEVKSIVSYVDSVGETIPEEFLDKDLIKKLNSDQYTRMILSVLVDYEGEKTEALIEKIEGICEKYYGDDYHLAGEGISTFDLKNTVIKDMAVVNIIAISAVFLVLLFSLKSLLLPVLLLATIEAAILINMSVPYFRSSPIFYISYLIISSIQLGATVDYAILLTERYDENRKLMAKDLAVKNTISQVAVSIMTSASAMIIVGFLLGKFSSHGMISQIGYRLSVGATASFVNVLFVLPGLLYLLDGAIQKTTKDTNFVNER; via the coding sequence TTGAACAAATATATCAAAAAAGTTTTGGATCATCCAAAAATGGTTGTTAGCATTTACGTTTTGCTTTTGATATTTTCAATTTTTTCATACACAAAAGTAGATGTTAACTACCACATAAACGATTATTTACCTTCAAAGAGCAAATCAACTATTGCCCTTAAGACAATGGAGGAAGAGTTTGATGAGATGATACCAAATGTTAGAGTTATGCTCAAAGACGTAAGCATCAATCAAACATTAGAGACTATAGAAGAATTAAAAAATGTTGACGGGGTTATGGATATTATTTGGTTGGATGATTTTGAAAATCTGATGAAGCCATCTAGCTTTATGGATGAAAAACATCTGGATAACTATTATAAGAACAACAGCGCCCTGATTGATATTACAGTTGACACTGACAAGGAAATTGATGCGGTGGAGGGCATTAGAGAAATTATTGGACCAGATAACGCCATGACGGGCTCGGCTGTAAATGCGGCCATGTCAACTACATCTTCTATCAAGGAGATTGCAATTGTAACGGCTATAGGATTTTTATTTACTATTTTAATTTTAATTCTAACAACAGATTCCTACATAGAACCATTGATTATTTTGATTGGTCTGGTTGCAGGGATCGTGATAAACGCAGGGACCAATATTATCTTTGGACAAATTTCATTTGTAACTAATGCGGCGGGCAATATTTTACTGCTGGCGGTCTCGCTTGACTACACGGTGTTTATCTTGCACAGGTACAAGGAGGAAAGAGGCAAGTACGACAACTACAGAGACGCCATTGAATCCGCAGTTGTAAGTAGCTATTCGTCAATATTTTCCTCGGCCTTGACCACTATAATTGGTTTTATAGCCCTGGTCTTTATGCAGTTTAAAATTGGTCAGGACATGGGCTTGGCCTTGGCAAAAGGGATTTTTATTTCCCTTATAACAGTTTTTACCCTAACGCCTGTAACAATTCTTTATATGGACAAGTTTATAGACAGGACTAGTCACAAAAATTTTATACCAAGTTTTGACAAGCTGGGGAACTTTGTTTTGAAAAAGAAAAATATTTTGGTAATTTTATTTGCACTTGTTATGATACCTTGCTTTTTGGCCTCACAAAACAATGATTATTACTTTGGCAACTCCCATGTTTTTGGTGAGAACACCCAAGTTGGCAGGGACAAAATTGCCATTGAAAAAGAATTTGGCAAGGGAGACAATTACGCCCTGCTTTTGCCCAAGGGGAATTTGGAAAAAGAAAGGGAACTTTCAAATGAACTGAAAAGTTTGCCTGAAGTTAAGTCCATAGTTTCCTATGTGGATAGCGTTGGCGAAACTATACCAGAGGAATTTTTGGACAAGGATTTAATCAAGAAGTTGAACTCAGACCAGTACACCAGGATGATCCTTTCAGTCTTGGTCGACTACGAAGGCGAAAAGACTGAAGCTCTTATTGAAAAGATTGAGGGCATTTGCGAAAAATATTATGGAGACGATTACCATTTGGCAGGCGAAGGCATTTCGACCTTTGATCTTAAAAATACGGTTATCAAGGACATGGCGGTCGTAAATATTATTGCCATATCGGCAGTATTTTTGGTCCTCTTGTTTTCGCTCAAGTCCTTGCTCTTGCCAGTCCTCTTGCTTGCAACAATAGAGGCGGCAATTTTAATCAATATGTCTGTGCCGTATTTTAGGTCCAGTCCGATATTTTATATTTCATATTTGATTATCTCGTCTATCCAACTGGGAGCAACGGTGGATTACGCCATACTTTTGACTGAGAGATATGACGAGAACAGAAAGCTAATGGCCAAGGACTTGGCTGTAAAAAATACGATTTCCCAAGTTGCTGTTTCCATTATGACATCGGCTTCAGCCATGATTATAGTTGGATTTTTGCTGGGTAAATTCTCCAGCCACGGGATGATTTCACAAATTGGCTACAGGTTATCTGTGGGTGCTACGGCATCCTTTGTAAATGTACTCTTTGTATTGCCTGGCCTCCTGTACTTGTTGGACGGGGCAATTCAAAAGACGACAAAGGATACAAATTTTGTTAATGAAAGGTAG
- the secA gene encoding preprotein translocase subunit SecA has protein sequence MGMFKKMFGGLFSDLSTKELKKIEPIADQVMAYEEEYKKLTDDALKEKTGEFKERLAKGETLDDILPEAFATMREASARVLNMRPYRVQVVGGIVLHKGMIAEMKTGEGKTLVETMPAYLNALEGKGVHIVTVNDYLAKRDRNWMGKTFEFLGLSVGVILNGLDKAERRQAYAADITYGTNNEFGFDYLRDNMVIYKENMVQRGQHYAIVDEVDSILIDEARTPLIISGQADKANDLYVRARNFANTLSYREVDPDEKPYSPLDFDTEPKEETVDYLVDEKNNTVSITEKGTKKAESYFGIENLADIDNIEIMHHINIALKARSLMKRDVDYVVKDGEVLIVDEFTGRIMYGRRYSDGLHQAIEAKENLNVQNESMTLATITFQNYFRMYDKLSGMTGTAMTEEAEFREIYDMEVIAIPTNRPVQRIDYDDEIYATIDAKDRAIVRDIKAAHEKGQPVLVGTITIEDSEHLSKLLKKERIDHRVLNAKFHEKEAEIVAQAGRYGAVTIATNMAGRGTDIMLGGNPEHLAINEIKKEVDDENMIIAIEGYEETQDPALIAYRKKYHDLIDKFRDEIKEEKEKVIAAGGLHIVGTQRHESRRIDNQLRGRSGRQGDPGSSKFFISTEDDLMRLFGGERLKDLIQRFSGEEEEPLKHSMITKRIETAQRNVEANNFRSRKHVLQYDDVMNQQRTIIYGERKKILEGADFKDTVKTMIDTVLDRMIKLYSFEFEKTGEWQKEKIKSETEGIFGVPMPLGDNPEDMKARMKDAILDEYKRREGEFGPENLRNIERILLLRVVDEKWMDHIDAMDQLKTGIGLRAYGQVDPVRAYQIEGSQMFEAMNEDIQETFLKYLFHVEDPQKVERKQVNKNIQAGVPKQDTVVRSAPKVGRNDPCPCGSGKKYKNCCGR, from the coding sequence ATGGGAATGTTTAAAAAAATGTTTGGAGGTTTATTTAGTGATTTATCCACTAAAGAACTCAAAAAAATAGAACCCATAGCCGACCAGGTTATGGCTTATGAAGAAGAATATAAAAAACTAACTGACGATGCCTTAAAGGAAAAGACAGGTGAATTTAAAGAAAGATTGGCAAAGGGCGAGACCCTTGACGATATTTTGCCAGAGGCTTTTGCAACTATGCGTGAGGCCTCGGCTAGGGTTTTGAATATGCGTCCCTACAGGGTTCAAGTCGTTGGCGGTATTGTCCTCCACAAGGGGATGATTGCAGAAATGAAAACAGGTGAAGGTAAGACCTTGGTCGAAACTATGCCTGCTTATTTGAATGCTCTTGAAGGTAAGGGCGTGCACATCGTTACAGTTAACGACTACTTGGCCAAGCGTGACCGCAACTGGATGGGAAAAACTTTTGAATTTTTGGGCCTATCTGTTGGGGTTATTTTAAATGGCCTCGACAAGGCCGAAAGGCGGCAGGCTTATGCGGCTGATATAACTTACGGGACCAACAATGAATTTGGCTTTGACTATTTGCGTGACAACATGGTTATCTACAAGGAAAACATGGTTCAACGCGGCCAACATTACGCCATCGTTGACGAAGTCGACTCGATTTTAATTGACGAAGCTAGGACGCCTTTAATTATTTCTGGTCAAGCTGACAAGGCTAATGACTTATATGTTAGGGCCAGAAATTTTGCCAACACTTTATCATACAGGGAAGTTGATCCAGATGAAAAGCCATACAGCCCCTTGGATTTTGACACAGAACCCAAGGAAGAAACTGTGGATTATCTGGTGGATGAAAAAAATAATACGGTTTCCATTACAGAAAAGGGAACCAAGAAGGCTGAGTCATATTTTGGAATTGAAAACTTGGCCGATATTGACAATATAGAAATTATGCACCACATAAATATCGCCCTCAAGGCCAGGAGCCTGATGAAACGCGATGTCGATTACGTGGTTAAGGACGGAGAGGTCTTAATCGTTGACGAATTTACTGGACGTATTATGTACGGCCGCAGGTATTCAGACGGCCTCCACCAAGCTATCGAAGCCAAGGAAAATTTGAATGTGCAAAACGAATCCATGACTCTGGCTACCATTACCTTCCAAAATTATTTTAGAATGTATGACAAATTATCTGGTATGACCGGTACGGCCATGACCGAAGAAGCAGAGTTTAGAGAAATTTATGATATGGAAGTAATTGCAATTCCAACCAACAGGCCAGTTCAAAGAATTGATTACGATGACGAAATTTATGCAACAATTGATGCCAAGGACAGGGCAATCGTCAGAGACATCAAGGCAGCCCACGAAAAAGGCCAACCAGTTTTGGTCGGTACAATTACAATCGAAGACTCAGAACACTTGTCCAAGCTCTTGAAGAAAGAAAGAATTGACCACAGGGTTTTGAATGCGAAATTCCACGAGAAGGAAGCAGAAATCGTTGCCCAAGCAGGTCGCTATGGGGCTGTTACTATTGCAACCAACATGGCCGGCCGTGGTACAGACATTATGCTTGGCGGTAATCCTGAGCACTTGGCTATAAATGAAATTAAAAAAGAGGTCGACGATGAAAATATGATAATTGCCATCGAAGGTTACGAAGAAACCCAAGATCCAGCTCTTATCGCTTACAGGAAAAAATATCATGACTTGATCGATAAATTTAGGGATGAAATTAAGGAAGAAAAGGAAAAGGTTATTGCAGCTGGCGGCCTTCACATAGTTGGCACCCAACGCCACGAGTCAAGGCGTATTGACAACCAGCTCCGCGGTCGTTCAGGCCGTCAAGGGGACCCGGGTTCATCCAAGTTCTTTATCTCAACCGAAGACGACCTCATGAGGCTCTTTGGTGGGGAAAGGCTCAAAGACTTGATTCAAAGATTTTCTGGCGAAGAGGAAGAACCTCTCAAGCACAGCATGATTACAAAGCGTATTGAAACGGCTCAAAGAAATGTTGAAGCCAACAACTTTAGGTCGCGTAAACACGTTCTCCAATACGACGACGTCATGAACCAACAAAGGACCATTATCTATGGTGAAAGAAAGAAAATCTTAGAAGGGGCTGACTTTAAAGACACGGTTAAGACCATGATCGACACAGTCTTGGACAGGATGATCAAGCTTTATTCCTTTGAATTTGAAAAGACTGGCGAATGGCAAAAAGAAAAAATAAAATCCGAAACTGAAGGCATCTTTGGCGTGCCAATGCCACTGGGAGATAATCCTGAGGACATGAAGGCCAGGATGAAGGATGCGATTTTAGATGAATACAAGAGAAGGGAAGGGGAATTCGGCCCTGAAAACTTGAGAAACATCGAACGAATTTTGCTACTAAGAGTTGTAGACGAAAAGTGGATGGACCATATAGATGCCATGGACCAATTAAAAACCGGAATTGGTCTAAGGGCCTATGGGCAAGTTGACCCAGTTCGCGCTTACCAAATCGAGGGTTCACAAATGTTTGAGGCCATGAATGAGGATATCCAAGAAACTTTCTTGAAATACCTCTTCCATGTTGAAGACCCACAAAAGGTTGAACGCAAACAGGTAAACAAAAATATCCAAGCGGGTGTACCTAAGCAAGACACAGTTGTTAGGAGTGCTCCAAAGGTTGGAAGAAATGACCCATGCCCATGTGGATCAGGTAAAAAATATAAAAACTGTTGTGGGAGATAA
- a CDS encoding 2-keto-3-deoxygluconate permease, producing the protein MKLMKKIPGGTLLIPMLISALINTFVPNLFHIGGLTEGFFAGGSLNFVLGAAVFMSGCGIKLSLIKNIVKRFGLLLIFRILINTVCGVLFVKIFGLEGFWGLSAIAFICALTSINPSLFLALSEDMGDETDQLAFGFVSIFALPFIPMFIYGLTMPTQMDFMPIISTLIPLIAGIAIGNLDPDLGKFLSSGMSFMILMLGWSVGAKIHLIEAAKAGLPGLVMLVLFYLLSALPMYGYERLVQKRDGFSSIAICSAAGLSASVPFLMLDSNPEIAEYASQASAIVALCVIATAIITPLLARQIRPSEKNK; encoded by the coding sequence ATGAAATTAATGAAAAAAATTCCAGGCGGGACCCTTTTGATCCCTATGCTGATTTCAGCTTTGATAAACACCTTTGTGCCAAATCTGTTTCATATAGGAGGACTGACTGAAGGATTTTTTGCAGGCGGGTCTTTGAACTTCGTCCTGGGCGCAGCCGTTTTTATGTCTGGCTGCGGGATTAAACTTTCACTCATAAAAAATATTGTAAAACGCTTTGGCCTGCTTTTGATTTTTAGAATTTTAATTAACACCGTCTGCGGAGTTTTATTTGTAAAAATCTTTGGCCTTGAAGGTTTTTGGGGCCTAAGTGCAATCGCTTTTATATGCGCACTGACATCCATCAACCCATCACTTTTCCTCGCCCTAAGTGAGGACATGGGAGATGAAACCGACCAATTGGCCTTTGGCTTTGTATCAATCTTTGCCCTGCCATTTATTCCAATGTTTATATACGGACTTACCATGCCAACGCAAATGGATTTTATGCCGATCATTTCGACCTTAATCCCACTTATCGCAGGCATTGCAATTGGTAACCTAGACCCAGACCTTGGGAAATTTTTATCAAGCGGCATGAGCTTTATGATTTTGATGCTGGGTTGGTCAGTGGGAGCAAAAATCCACTTGATTGAAGCCGCCAAGGCTGGTCTACCAGGACTGGTAATGCTGGTACTTTTCTATCTGCTATCAGCCCTACCTATGTATGGCTATGAACGCTTGGTTCAAAAGAGAGACGGCTTTTCATCAATCGCAATTTGTTCGGCTGCAGGTTTGTCTGCGAGCGTGCCTTTCCTAATGCTGGATTCAAATCCTGAGATTGCAGAGTACGCTTCACAAGCAAGCGCCATCGTGGCCCTTTGCGTAATTGCAACAGCAATTATCACTCCGCTTTTAGCTAGACAAATTAGGCCAAGCGAAAAAAATAAATAA
- the tsaD gene encoding tRNA (adenosine(37)-N6)-threonylcarbamoyltransferase complex transferase subunit TsaD — MLTLAIETSCDETSVAVVKENREVLSNVIASQIDTHVIYGGVVPEIASRMHIEAISLVIDKALKDADVTLDDIDFITVTQGPGLIGALLVGVSYAKALALANNIPIVPVNHMKGHIASNYITHKDLEPPYIALVISGGHSYIIDVKDYDEFDKMGETRDDACGEAFDKVARVIGFGYPGGAQLEKAALDGQATIDFPRVWLEKDSYDFSFSGLKTAVINHINTEKMKGHEINVNDLAKSFQDAVIDVLVEKTIRACLEKNRKIIAISGGVSNNKAIREALQKEGDKHGIKVLYPLPKYTSDNAAMIGMQGFISRTSEGDGDLVFTADANLGL, encoded by the coding sequence ATGTTAACTTTAGCCATAGAAACCAGCTGCGACGAAACTAGCGTTGCAGTCGTAAAAGAAAATAGAGAAGTGCTTTCAAATGTAATTGCAAGCCAGATTGACACCCATGTCATCTACGGCGGAGTGGTCCCAGAGATTGCTAGCCGTATGCACATTGAGGCGATTTCTCTTGTAATCGACAAGGCACTGAAGGACGCTGATGTCACTTTGGATGATATTGATTTTATAACTGTCACCCAAGGACCAGGCCTTATTGGTGCACTTTTGGTTGGAGTTTCATACGCAAAGGCTTTGGCCCTTGCAAATAATATTCCAATCGTGCCGGTAAATCACATGAAGGGCCACATAGCTAGCAACTACATTACGCATAAAGACTTGGAGCCACCTTATATTGCCCTGGTAATTTCCGGCGGCCACTCATATATTATCGACGTCAAGGACTACGATGAATTTGACAAGATGGGCGAGACCAGAGACGACGCTTGTGGCGAAGCCTTTGACAAGGTCGCGCGTGTAATTGGTTTTGGCTATCCTGGAGGAGCTCAGCTTGAAAAGGCAGCTTTGGATGGTCAAGCGACTATAGATTTTCCCCGCGTTTGGCTGGAAAAAGATTCCTACGATTTTTCTTTCTCAGGCCTTAAGACGGCTGTTATAAATCACATAAACACAGAAAAAATGAAGGGCCATGAGATAAATGTTAATGACCTGGCCAAGAGCTTTCAGGACGCGGTTATAGATGTCCTGGTTGAGAAGACCATTCGGGCCTGCCTAGAAAAAAATAGAAAGATAATTGCAATTTCAGGTGGTGTTTCAAACAACAAGGCCATACGTGAGGCCTTGCAAAAAGAGGGGGACAAGCACGGGATCAAGGTTTTATATCCTCTGCCAAAATACACTTCAGACAACGCAGCCATGATTGGCATGCAGGGCTTTATTAGCAGAACATCAGAAGGCGATGGCGATTTGGTTTTTACAGCTGACGCCAATCTGGGCTTGTAA
- a CDS encoding N(4)-(beta-N-acetylglucosaminyl)-L-asparaginase, with protein sequence MTVIATWEIAFQGVKIARDLLREGKSVEDAICGLINQIELEPSFHNVGYSGWPNQDGIVELDAAIMNGDTLSYGSIASIRNVKTPVSVARLLVDEPYNNFLVGPGAYEFAMKNGFKHEELLTEPAKKRWLEKLAEGRNEIEGHDTVGAVIASGGRVVSATSTSGLFMKWKGRVGDSPIVGPGLYADSDIGGATATGVGEDIIKGTLSYEIVRLMGEGKSPMQACGIAVKGLDDRLRAKGKEPREFSVVAVNKDGEFGAASNREEFPFVVCTGDEVEFLISKDFGKTIEKRKNKYDI encoded by the coding sequence ATGACAGTTATTGCTACTTGGGAGATCGCCTTTCAGGGCGTAAAGATTGCTAGAGATTTGCTTAGAGAAGGCAAGAGCGTGGAGGATGCAATTTGCGGCCTCATAAATCAAATTGAACTGGAACCCAGCTTTCACAATGTGGGCTATTCGGGTTGGCCAAATCAAGACGGAATTGTTGAGCTGGACGCAGCTATTATGAACGGGGACACTTTATCTTACGGATCAATTGCATCAATCCGCAATGTCAAGACACCGGTGTCTGTCGCCAGACTTTTGGTCGATGAGCCTTACAATAATTTTTTAGTGGGCCCAGGCGCCTATGAATTCGCCATGAAAAATGGCTTTAAGCACGAGGAACTTTTGACAGAGCCTGCCAAGAAACGCTGGTTGGAAAAATTAGCAGAAGGCAGGAATGAAATCGAAGGCCACGACACAGTTGGCGCTGTAATTGCAAGTGGTGGAAGAGTTGTTTCAGCCACATCTACATCTGGCCTCTTTATGAAGTGGAAGGGGAGAGTTGGCGACTCACCAATCGTTGGGCCAGGTCTCTACGCTGATTCAGACATTGGGGGCGCAACCGCAACTGGCGTTGGCGAAGACATAATCAAAGGGACCTTGTCATACGAAATCGTTCGACTCATGGGCGAAGGCAAGAGCCCTATGCAAGCTTGCGGGATCGCAGTTAAGGGCCTTGACGATAGATTGAGGGCCAAGGGCAAAGAACCGCGTGAATTTAGCGTAGTTGCAGTAAACAAAGATGGAGAATTCGGCGCCGCATCCAACCGCGAAGAATTTCCATTCGTCGTCTGCACAGGAGATGAAGTTGAATTTTTAATTTCAAAAGACTTTGGCAAGACCATAGAAAAGAGAAAAAATAAATACGATATTTAA
- the tsaE gene encoding tRNA (adenosine(37)-N6)-threonylcarbamoyltransferase complex ATPase subunit type 1 TsaE, with product MIKLKNLEDTNKFAEKIASLVSPGAIIFLKGDLGTGKTTFAKAFAKALGTDAKSPSFGLVNIYEGDQVISHLDLYRLKSYEEALGIGIEEILDDDSIKLIEWPEILGDEPYDLSITFSRDGIDGRAVEIEGPMAEEVL from the coding sequence ATGATTAAATTAAAAAATCTTGAAGACACAAATAAATTTGCAGAAAAAATTGCTAGCCTGGTAAGTCCAGGCGCAATTATATTTTTGAAGGGAGATCTGGGTACGGGCAAGACCACCTTTGCCAAGGCCTTTGCCAAGGCACTGGGGACTGATGCCAAGAGCCCTTCTTTTGGCCTGGTAAATATCTACGAAGGCGACCAAGTGATTTCTCATTTGGATTTATACAGGTTAAAATCTTACGAGGAAGCCCTGGGCATTGGCATAGAAGAAATTTTGGATGATGATTCCATCAAGCTAATCGAATGGCCAGAAATTTTAGGCGACGAGCCTTACGATTTATCCATCACCTTTAGCCGGGACGGCATAGATGGACGGGCTGTTGAAATCGAAGGCCCAATGGCTGAGGAGGTCTTATGA